A genomic window from Cryptosporangium minutisporangium includes:
- a CDS encoding chromosome partitioning protein ParA, which translates to MRIDDHLDVVGDRVAIGIQLIGVSRLSTHPVPLVPGCLITVAGQGPKDSNGAGKSSFIAALTLLHGDEQWRLASGARESADLLFSAEIAAQEREYASADHGYVIGVFADRDAAEPDALAASALTVWLRISRDTPHLLVRWSDGLHLPTATTEAERERQADALWAALPPRAGRRDYNARDLSRVLFGEHIRCVSFLSTSVRPSATANLLAQPLNELKPDRIFSAVAALTGLDHEIADEQRHRNVEHAELEKAADAERKLLEWEEQAQHLEAAIDRRAQARDREPIARARWRSRAAVLVARAADELEAIEDDLERIAADDAAHRERLAGITDELHVLGDDVALRDRLRRAEEAFAAVDGDHQQLRDRRRTLTGSLERLGREADELEATARDADGRDEATAAEERDAAVATRTAAIGARAIAARALADAQTALGTAEAGDDVAAEQLAQLEKAGIPAVALLDAVTLTDDERVVWEPLLWPYRDAAVVDETRLPEATEALVGLPGSVLVPAGLPTTDPDVPRSATDLDLTGFLGALRAAGLVTVVGAFAAPVTGRAARIARAQERIAADDAALAEADARLADAERRLTVAERRVTAARAAVTAASKRQRIRAYRAELEEVAEREDALAPRLTAARHEYDLARLAETGRQQQADALLGNRRRIEDAREALRVERDRLDARRRVVDLDTLLTQWGGTVEAAQDHLAELPDEEQLFDEDDWWRAAESVLAELLALCFRPGDTVPAQVTALAEERATPGRGQADRQKQTFPAMLDAVRDHLTLTAHEDAHQRARLADERVEKSRARDAAALGHEEAAKAAAAVRASLARAITARLTAVGAKFDDLDRAYGGYGAGLRFVEPEPPADPTKRWNWEITPVWRRAEGNLMVAYDRRGNTAQMDEKAVKLVCAAALASGTGRPLLLVLDELGRNLGKQHRREAVALFERIGADSGITVVGALQDDMERYAIDACGEYVKLRRTSDAMAYNQAPVIHGFDTRAARVALLADWLSGSYPAELVGS; encoded by the coding sequence GTGAGGATCGACGACCACCTGGACGTCGTGGGAGACCGCGTCGCGATCGGGATCCAGCTGATCGGCGTGTCGCGCCTGTCGACGCACCCGGTGCCGCTGGTGCCGGGCTGCCTGATCACGGTCGCCGGCCAGGGGCCCAAAGACTCCAACGGTGCCGGGAAGTCGTCGTTCATCGCGGCGCTCACGCTGCTGCACGGTGACGAGCAGTGGCGGCTGGCGTCCGGGGCGCGGGAATCCGCCGACCTGCTGTTCTCCGCCGAGATCGCGGCGCAGGAGCGGGAGTACGCCAGCGCCGACCACGGCTACGTGATCGGGGTGTTCGCCGACCGCGACGCCGCCGAGCCGGACGCCTTGGCCGCGAGTGCGCTCACGGTCTGGCTGCGGATCTCCCGGGACACGCCCCACCTGCTCGTGCGGTGGTCGGACGGACTGCACCTGCCGACCGCGACGACCGAGGCCGAGCGGGAACGGCAGGCCGACGCGCTCTGGGCCGCGTTGCCGCCGCGCGCCGGGCGTCGGGACTACAACGCGCGCGACCTGTCGCGGGTGCTCTTCGGCGAGCACATCCGCTGCGTGTCGTTCCTCTCCACGTCGGTGCGGCCGTCGGCGACCGCGAACCTGCTGGCCCAGCCGCTCAACGAGCTCAAGCCCGACCGGATCTTCTCCGCGGTGGCGGCCCTCACCGGCCTCGACCACGAGATCGCCGACGAGCAGCGGCACCGCAACGTCGAGCACGCCGAACTGGAGAAGGCCGCGGACGCCGAGCGCAAGCTCCTCGAGTGGGAGGAGCAGGCCCAGCACCTCGAAGCCGCGATCGACCGCCGTGCGCAGGCCCGCGACCGGGAGCCGATCGCGCGCGCCCGCTGGCGGTCCCGCGCGGCCGTGCTGGTCGCGCGCGCCGCCGACGAACTGGAGGCGATCGAGGACGATCTGGAGCGGATCGCGGCCGACGACGCCGCGCACCGCGAGCGGCTGGCCGGTATCACCGACGAGCTGCACGTCCTCGGCGACGACGTCGCGCTGCGCGACCGGCTCCGGCGGGCCGAGGAGGCGTTCGCCGCGGTTGACGGTGACCACCAGCAGCTCCGCGACCGGCGGCGGACGCTGACCGGCAGCCTGGAGCGTCTCGGCCGGGAGGCGGACGAACTGGAGGCGACCGCACGGGACGCCGACGGCCGGGACGAGGCGACCGCGGCCGAGGAGCGGGACGCCGCCGTGGCCACCCGCACCGCGGCGATCGGCGCGCGGGCGATCGCGGCCCGGGCGCTGGCCGACGCGCAGACCGCGCTGGGCACGGCGGAGGCCGGGGACGACGTCGCGGCCGAGCAGCTCGCGCAGCTGGAGAAGGCCGGTATCCCGGCGGTCGCGCTGCTCGACGCGGTGACGCTCACCGACGACGAGCGCGTGGTCTGGGAGCCACTGCTCTGGCCGTACCGGGACGCCGCGGTGGTGGACGAGACCCGGCTCCCGGAGGCCACCGAGGCGCTCGTCGGCCTGCCCGGCTCGGTGCTGGTCCCGGCCGGACTGCCGACGACCGACCCGGACGTGCCGCGGAGCGCGACCGACCTGGACCTGACCGGGTTCCTCGGCGCACTCCGCGCCGCCGGGCTGGTCACCGTCGTCGGGGCGTTCGCGGCGCCGGTGACCGGGCGGGCCGCCCGGATCGCGCGGGCACAGGAGCGGATCGCGGCCGACGACGCCGCGCTCGCCGAGGCGGACGCGCGGCTCGCCGACGCGGAGCGGCGCCTCACGGTCGCCGAGCGCCGGGTCACCGCCGCCCGCGCGGCGGTCACCGCGGCGTCGAAGCGGCAGCGGATCCGCGCGTATCGGGCCGAGTTGGAGGAGGTCGCCGAGCGGGAGGACGCGTTGGCGCCCCGCCTCACCGCCGCCCGGCACGAGTACGACCTCGCGCGGCTGGCCGAGACCGGTCGGCAGCAGCAGGCCGACGCACTGCTGGGCAACCGCCGTCGGATCGAGGATGCGCGTGAGGCGCTCCGCGTCGAGCGGGATCGCCTGGACGCCCGCCGCCGGGTCGTCGACCTCGACACGCTGCTCACCCAGTGGGGCGGCACGGTCGAGGCCGCGCAGGACCATCTCGCCGAGCTCCCCGACGAGGAGCAGCTGTTCGACGAGGACGACTGGTGGCGCGCCGCCGAAAGCGTCCTCGCGGAGTTGCTGGCGCTCTGCTTCCGGCCGGGTGACACGGTGCCCGCGCAGGTCACCGCGTTGGCCGAGGAGCGGGCGACGCCCGGCCGCGGCCAGGCCGACCGGCAGAAGCAGACGTTCCCCGCGATGCTCGACGCGGTCCGCGACCACCTGACCCTCACCGCGCACGAGGACGCCCACCAGCGCGCCCGCCTCGCCGACGAGCGGGTCGAGAAGAGCCGGGCCCGGGACGCCGCCGCGCTCGGGCACGAGGAGGCCGCGAAGGCCGCCGCCGCGGTCCGGGCGTCGCTGGCGCGCGCGATCACCGCCCGACTCACCGCGGTCGGCGCGAAGTTCGACGACCTGGACCGCGCCTACGGCGGGTACGGGGCGGGGCTCCGATTCGTCGAGCCCGAGCCGCCCGCCGACCCGACCAAGCGCTGGAACTGGGAGATCACCCCGGTGTGGCGTCGCGCCGAGGGCAACCTGATGGTCGCGTACGACCGCCGGGGCAACACCGCGCAGATGGACGAGAAGGCGGTCAAACTCGTCTGCGCCGCGGCGCTGGCCAGTGGCACCGGACGGCCGCTGCTCCTGGTGCTGGACGAGCTGGGCCGCAACCTCGGCAAGCAGCACCGGCGCGAGGCGGTGGCGCTGTTCGAGCGGATCGGCGCGGACAGCGGCATCACGGTGGTCGGGGCGCTCCAGGACGACATGGAGCGGTACGCGATCGACGCGTGCGGCGAGTACGTCAAGCTGCGCCGGACGTCGGACGCGATGGCGTACAACCAGGCGCCGGTGATCCACGGCTTCGACACCCGCGCGGCCCGGGTGGCGCTGCTCGCGGATTGGCTGTCCGGGAGCTACCCGGCCGAGTTGGTGGGAAGCTGA
- a CDS encoding M20/M25/M40 family metallo-hydrolase, whose product MDVPEPVELLQRLIRVDTTNPPGNEAELVSYLDGILRDAGVATTLVESAPGRVNLIARIPGRGVAPPLLMQGHLDVVPVSDHGWTHPPFSGTIADGFVWGRGALDMKSGVVMMLVALLRTLAEGAQPPGDVILALLADEEAGSDRGAKYLVENRPELFEGVKYAIGEFGGFSMEIAGRRFYPIQVAEKQICWMRAVLRAPGGHGSLARPGGVTARLAEVLRRLDRRRLPVHVTPVVRTMIEAIAAELPGPAARAARLLLRPALTPRLLGAAGEIGLTLAPMFSHTATPNIVSATGGSVNVRPTEAQIDLDGRLLPGFRPADLVGELQKHLGDDVELSVVRYDRVEKAPDLGMFDTLASVLREQDPTGTPVPLLMPASTDGRFFAQLGIQTYGFTPMTLPTSMAFSKLVHGVDERIPVGALEFGTTCITSLLTRF is encoded by the coding sequence GTGGACGTACCCGAGCCGGTCGAACTGCTGCAGCGCCTGATCCGGGTGGACACCACCAATCCGCCCGGGAACGAGGCGGAGTTGGTCTCCTACCTGGACGGCATCCTGCGCGACGCGGGGGTGGCGACCACGCTCGTCGAGTCCGCGCCGGGGCGGGTGAACCTGATCGCGCGGATCCCCGGGCGCGGAGTGGCCCCGCCCCTGCTGATGCAGGGCCACCTGGACGTCGTCCCGGTGAGCGACCACGGCTGGACCCACCCGCCGTTCTCCGGGACGATCGCGGACGGCTTCGTCTGGGGTCGCGGCGCGCTGGACATGAAGAGCGGCGTCGTGATGATGCTCGTCGCGCTGCTGCGGACCCTCGCGGAGGGAGCGCAGCCTCCGGGCGACGTGATCCTCGCGCTGCTCGCCGACGAGGAGGCCGGTAGCGACCGCGGCGCGAAGTACCTGGTCGAGAACCGTCCCGAGCTGTTCGAGGGCGTCAAGTACGCGATCGGGGAGTTCGGCGGCTTCTCGATGGAGATCGCGGGGCGCCGGTTCTACCCGATCCAGGTCGCGGAGAAGCAGATCTGCTGGATGCGGGCGGTACTGCGGGCACCGGGCGGCCACGGGTCGCTGGCCCGGCCCGGCGGCGTCACCGCGCGGCTGGCCGAGGTGCTGCGCCGGCTGGACCGGCGGCGGCTACCGGTGCACGTCACGCCGGTCGTCCGCACGATGATCGAGGCGATCGCGGCGGAACTGCCCGGTCCGGCCGCCCGCGCGGCCCGGCTGCTGCTGCGGCCCGCGCTCACCCCTCGGCTGCTCGGCGCGGCCGGCGAGATCGGCCTGACGCTCGCGCCGATGTTCTCCCACACCGCGACGCCGAACATCGTGTCCGCGACCGGCGGCTCGGTGAACGTCCGCCCGACCGAGGCACAGATCGATCTGGACGGACGGTTGCTGCCCGGCTTCCGCCCCGCCGACCTGGTGGGTGAACTGCAGAAACACCTGGGGGACGACGTCGAGCTGAGCGTCGTCCGCTACGACCGCGTGGAGAAGGCGCCGGACCTCGGGATGTTCGACACGCTGGCGTCCGTCCTCCGCGAGCAGGACCCGACCGGCACGCCGGTGCCGCTGTTGATGCCGGCGTCGACGGACGGGCGGTTCTTCGCGCAGCTCGGCATCCAGACGTACGGGTTCACCCCGATGACGCTGCCCACCTCGATGGCGTTCAGCAAGCTGGTGCACGGCGTCGACGAGCGGATCCCGGTTGGAGCCCTGGAGTTCGGCACGACCTGCATCACGTCGCTACTGACCCGGTTCTAG
- a CDS encoding SCO7613 C-terminal domain-containing membrane protein: protein PVAGASALLAAVVQEDPSRPVLAVTATLLGVPLGLAGLRGSRRGCLMAIPLVELGALWAWLRFAEVVTPEAYTLPAAALAAAFGLVTLRRRPAVSSWVTLGPALAIATVPSLALALAAGTLGLRVLLLGTAALAVTLAGAVTRRQAPFLSGATVLTLVAARALAPVLPELADTVPTWVPLSLAGLLLVAAGATYEQRRRDAARLAGFVRDMH from the coding sequence CGCCCGTCGCCGGGGCGTCCGCGCTGCTCGCCGCAGTCGTGCAGGAGGACCCCAGCCGGCCGGTCCTCGCCGTGACCGCGACACTGCTCGGTGTTCCGCTCGGCCTGGCCGGGCTCCGCGGCTCCCGGCGCGGGTGCCTGATGGCGATCCCGCTGGTGGAGCTCGGCGCGCTCTGGGCCTGGCTGCGCTTCGCCGAGGTGGTCACCCCGGAGGCGTACACGCTCCCGGCGGCCGCGCTCGCCGCGGCGTTCGGCCTCGTCACGCTGCGCCGCCGTCCCGCGGTCTCGTCCTGGGTGACGCTCGGCCCGGCGCTCGCGATCGCCACCGTGCCCAGCCTCGCGCTCGCGCTCGCCGCCGGAACGCTCGGCCTACGGGTGCTGCTGCTCGGCACCGCGGCGCTGGCCGTCACGCTCGCCGGGGCGGTGACGCGTCGTCAGGCTCCGTTCCTCTCCGGCGCCACCGTCCTCACGCTCGTCGCCGCCCGGGCCCTCGCCCCGGTACTGCCCGAGCTCGCCGACACGGTGCCGACCTGGGTGCCGCTGTCGCTGGCCGGGTTACTCCTCGTGGCGGCCGGCGCGACCTACGAGCAGCGACGCCGGGACGCCGCCCGCCTCGCCGGCTTCGTCCGCGACATGCACTAG
- a CDS encoding GMC family oxidoreductase, with protein sequence MTVREFDYVIVGGGSAGCVVAARLSEDPDVSVCLLEAGPSDVGDEKILRLTDWMFLLESGYDWDYLVEPQERGNSFLRHSRARVLGGCSSHNSCIAFWPLPEDLLAWDLPGWSFDECLPLLQRMETTDSPGEHRGRSGPVHVRTVPAKDPCGVALLAAAAQAGLPTVEFNTGRTVVNGAGWFQINASPDGTRSSSSHAYLHPVLGSRPNLTVVTDAWASRVLLSDRRATGVEYLAADRVHRLTVSARREVVVSCGAIDTPKLLMLSGIGPAAHLRDVGVDVVVDSPGVGANLDDHVEGLVMWEAAAPMVTESTQWWEIGLFAATRPGLDRPDLMMHYGSVPFDLNTVRWGYPTTENGFCLTPNVTRGRSRGTVRLRSRDFRDKARVDPRYFTDPDGEDERVMLAGLRLARTIAAQPALTGWIARELAPGPEAVTDDELLDYARKTHNTVYHPSCTARMGRDDDPLAVVDTALRVRGVRGLRIADASVMPSLTTVNPNLTTMMIGERCAELLSLGSTTHQV encoded by the coding sequence GTGACCGTGCGCGAGTTCGACTACGTGATCGTCGGTGGTGGGAGTGCCGGGTGCGTCGTCGCGGCTCGGCTCTCCGAGGATCCGGACGTGTCGGTGTGCCTGCTCGAGGCCGGGCCCTCCGACGTCGGCGACGAGAAGATCCTGCGGCTGACCGACTGGATGTTCCTGCTCGAGTCCGGGTACGACTGGGACTACCTGGTCGAGCCGCAGGAGCGGGGCAACAGCTTCCTCCGGCACAGCCGCGCCCGGGTACTCGGCGGCTGCTCGTCGCACAACTCGTGCATCGCGTTCTGGCCTCTCCCCGAGGACCTGCTGGCGTGGGATCTGCCCGGCTGGAGTTTCGACGAGTGTCTGCCGCTGTTACAGCGGATGGAGACCACCGACTCCCCCGGCGAGCACCGCGGACGATCCGGGCCGGTGCACGTCCGGACCGTGCCGGCGAAGGACCCGTGCGGCGTCGCACTGCTGGCCGCTGCCGCGCAGGCCGGGTTGCCGACCGTGGAGTTCAACACCGGCCGGACCGTGGTGAACGGTGCGGGCTGGTTCCAGATCAACGCGTCGCCGGACGGGACCCGCAGCTCGTCGTCGCACGCGTACCTGCACCCCGTGCTCGGTTCCCGACCGAACCTGACCGTCGTCACCGACGCCTGGGCGTCTCGCGTTCTGCTCTCCGACCGGCGCGCCACCGGGGTGGAGTACCTCGCCGCCGACCGGGTGCACCGACTCACGGTCTCCGCCCGGCGTGAGGTCGTCGTCTCCTGCGGCGCGATCGACACCCCGAAGCTGCTGATGCTCTCCGGCATCGGGCCCGCCGCTCACCTGCGCGACGTGGGGGTGGACGTCGTGGTCGACTCCCCCGGGGTCGGCGCGAACCTCGACGACCACGTCGAGGGCCTGGTGATGTGGGAAGCCGCCGCGCCGATGGTCACCGAGTCGACCCAGTGGTGGGAGATCGGGCTGTTCGCCGCGACCCGGCCAGGGCTGGACCGGCCGGACCTGATGATGCACTACGGGTCGGTGCCGTTCGACCTCAACACGGTCCGGTGGGGCTACCCGACCACCGAGAACGGCTTCTGCCTGACGCCGAACGTGACCCGGGGACGATCGCGCGGCACGGTGCGGCTGCGGTCCCGCGACTTCCGGGACAAGGCTCGCGTCGACCCGCGGTACTTCACCGACCCGGACGGCGAGGACGAGCGGGTGATGCTCGCCGGGCTGCGGCTGGCCCGCACGATCGCCGCCCAGCCGGCGTTGACCGGATGGATCGCGCGGGAGCTAGCGCCCGGCCCGGAGGCGGTCACCGACGACGAGCTGCTGGACTACGCCCGGAAGACGCACAACACGGTCTACCACCCGTCCTGCACGGCTCGGATGGGGCGCGACGACGACCCACTGGCGGTCGTCGACACCGCGCTGCGGGTGCGCGGCGTACGTGGTCTGCGGATCGCCGACGCGTCGGTGATGCCGTCGCTGACCACGGTGAACCCGAACCTCACGACGATGATGATCGGCGAGAGATGCGCAGAGCTGCTCTCACTGGGTAGTACTACTCACCAGGTCTAG